A genomic window from Streptomyces sp. MST-110588 includes:
- a CDS encoding EF-hand domain-containing protein yields the protein MATDNAAQVFDLRFEHFDANKDGRIDRSDFEQEANSLIRAFGADQDSPRALALKNSYLAVYEYIVRKADATSGVLRREEFVAASKAAITDRGGAGFGEVLAPYAHACANLCDADGDGEISQDEYSKWLTVIGVPKEATAESYQAIDTDKDGKVSVEEFMAAIRSYVLGQSNIGMLG from the coding sequence ATGGCGACGGACAACGCGGCTCAAGTTTTCGACCTGCGTTTCGAGCACTTCGACGCGAACAAGGACGGCCGCATCGACCGCTCCGACTTCGAGCAAGAGGCGAACAGCCTGATCCGCGCCTTCGGCGCCGACCAGGACTCGCCGCGCGCTCTCGCCCTGAAGAACAGCTACCTGGCCGTCTACGAGTACATCGTGCGCAAGGCCGACGCGACGAGCGGCGTACTGCGCCGCGAGGAGTTCGTCGCGGCGTCGAAGGCCGCCATCACCGACCGCGGCGGCGCGGGATTCGGCGAGGTCCTGGCACCGTACGCACACGCCTGCGCCAACCTGTGCGACGCCGACGGCGACGGCGAGATCAGCCAGGACGAGTACAGCAAGTGGCTCACGGTCATCGGCGTCCCCAAGGAAGCCACGGCCGAGTCCTACCAGGCCATCGACACGGACAAGGACGGCAAGGTCTCCGTCGAGGAGTTCATGGCGGCGATCAGGAGCTACGTCCTGGGGCAGTCGAACATCGGGATGCTCGGCTAG